The following coding sequences are from one Frigoribacterium sp. Leaf415 window:
- a CDS encoding LCP family protein, with protein MLLALVAGAMAVVLVSGVSVAAIAVRTATSGVQTVSLGNEDEVAGVDISAIQGGANILLVGSDERDDGSQVDAGEVDGIRNDVTILAHLSADHTQLTAVSFPRDLMIDVPECVGDDGQVYPAEDYVQFNTTLGRGGLSCTVKTVEGMTGLAIPYAGKITFDGVIEMSNAIGGVDVCVTRTIRDTDSGIDLAAGTHPLQGAEALAFLRTRHGVGDGSDIARISSQQVFLSSMMRKIISGGTLGDVTTLYKLASAALSNMTLSSTLNSPDTLVRLALALKDIQPAGIVFVQYPVVDDPRDSNRVVESTTDAAALNAALNADEKFTLGDDSAGRGSVADGTAPVATTAPAAPEATSTPSAATSGSAAPADPAATAAPTTTLPSTITGQSAAEATCSVGSSR; from the coding sequence ATGCTGCTGGCCCTCGTCGCCGGGGCGATGGCCGTCGTACTCGTGAGCGGCGTGTCCGTCGCGGCGATCGCGGTCCGCACCGCGACCTCCGGGGTGCAGACCGTCTCGCTCGGCAACGAGGACGAGGTGGCCGGGGTCGACATCTCGGCCATCCAGGGCGGTGCCAACATCCTCCTGGTGGGCAGCGACGAACGCGACGACGGCAGCCAGGTCGACGCCGGCGAGGTGGACGGCATCCGCAACGACGTGACGATCCTGGCCCACCTCTCGGCGGACCACACCCAGCTGACGGCCGTGAGCTTTCCCCGGGACCTCATGATCGACGTGCCCGAATGCGTGGGCGACGACGGCCAGGTCTACCCCGCCGAGGACTACGTGCAGTTCAACACGACCCTCGGACGCGGTGGCCTCTCGTGCACCGTCAAGACGGTCGAGGGCATGACCGGGCTGGCCATCCCCTACGCCGGCAAGATCACCTTCGACGGCGTCATCGAGATGTCGAACGCGATCGGCGGGGTCGACGTCTGCGTCACGCGGACGATCCGTGACACCGACTCTGGCATCGATCTGGCCGCGGGCACCCACCCCCTACAGGGTGCCGAGGCACTGGCCTTCCTGCGTACCCGACACGGCGTGGGCGACGGCAGCGACATCGCCCGCATCAGTTCGCAGCAGGTCTTCCTGTCGTCGATGATGCGCAAGATCATCTCGGGCGGGACGCTCGGCGACGTGACGACGCTGTACAAACTCGCCTCGGCCGCCCTGAGCAACATGACGCTGTCGTCCACCCTCAACTCCCCCGACACGCTCGTGCGCCTCGCCCTCGCACTGAAGGACATCCAGCCCGCCGGGATCGTCTTCGTCCAGTACCCGGTCGTCGACGACCCGCGCGACTCGAACCGGGTGGTCGAGTCCACGACCGACGCCGCAGCCCTCAACGCCGCTCTGAACGCCGACGAGAAGTTCACCCTCGGCGACGACAGCGCGGGACGTGGCTCCGTCGCGGACGGGACGGCACCGGTCGCGACCACGGCCCCCGCCGCACCCGAAGCGACCTCCACGCCGTCCGCCGCGACCTCGGGCTCGGCGGCACCTGCCGACCCGGCCGCGACGGCCGCGCCGACCACCACGCTGCCCTCGACGATCACGGGGCAGTCCGCGGCCGAAGCCACCTGCAGCGTCGGCTCGTCCCGCTGA